A stretch of the Filimonas lacunae genome encodes the following:
- a CDS encoding cbb3-type cytochrome c oxidase N-terminal domain-containing protein produces the protein MSCLLKYKQRFFILMGLLLPMSVFAGGPPVKSEMDNPLAITLVCVSIGLLLAIGGLAYVVLSAAQLFVLKYKEEQKATGAGTAGKVLSVLVLCLATGLLHAQDAAADAATTAPVSTQIAGMSQVSFYTLVSVIALELVVILALLFNLKVLLGRQKAAVAVSEVQEEKVPAWKTWWSKMNSFRSMKEEAALELNHDYDGIRELDNKLPPWWLYGFYLTIFVAIVYIWRFHVSNSAPLSQEEYAIEMEKAEAAKAIYLAKAANNVDESTVKLLTDDASLEGGKKIFTTVCAACHSADGGGGVGPNLTDDYWLHGGNVKDVFKTIKYGWPEKGMKSWKEDYSPVQIAQLASYVKSLHGTKPATPKEPQGELFSESNESGAAAPAAKDSAAVSLR, from the coding sequence ATGAGTTGCTTATTAAAATATAAACAGCGGTTTTTTATACTGATGGGCCTGTTACTGCCCATGTCAGTGTTTGCTGGTGGCCCTCCCGTAAAAAGCGAAATGGACAACCCTTTAGCCATTACATTGGTGTGCGTGAGCATTGGTTTGTTGTTGGCCATTGGTGGCCTGGCTTATGTAGTGCTGAGTGCAGCCCAGTTATTTGTATTGAAATACAAAGAAGAGCAAAAAGCAACGGGCGCAGGTACGGCAGGTAAAGTGTTAAGTGTGCTGGTGTTGTGTTTGGCAACTGGTCTGTTGCATGCACAGGATGCAGCAGCAGATGCTGCCACTACAGCTCCGGTATCTACACAAATTGCCGGCATGTCGCAGGTGTCATTTTATACGCTGGTATCAGTAATCGCGCTGGAACTGGTGGTGATACTGGCATTGTTGTTTAACCTGAAAGTGTTACTGGGCAGGCAAAAAGCAGCGGTAGCGGTAAGTGAAGTGCAGGAAGAAAAAGTGCCCGCATGGAAAACATGGTGGAGTAAAATGAACTCCTTCCGTTCCATGAAAGAAGAAGCAGCGCTTGAATTGAATCACGACTATGATGGTATCAGAGAGCTGGATAATAAGCTTCCACCATGGTGGTTATATGGTTTTTACCTGACCATTTTTGTAGCTATAGTGTACATCTGGCGTTTCCACGTGTCTAACAGCGCGCCTTTAAGTCAGGAAGAGTATGCTATTGAAATGGAGAAGGCAGAAGCGGCCAAGGCTATTTACCTGGCAAAAGCAGCTAACAACGTAGATGAGAGTACGGTAAAACTGCTTACGGATGACGCTTCGTTGGAAGGGGGTAAAAAAATATTTACTACCGTATGTGCTGCCTGTCATAGTGCAGATGGTGGTGGTGGCGTGGGGCCTAACCTTACCGATGATTACTGGCTGCATGGAGGTAATGTAAAAGATGTGTTTAAAACCATTAAATATGGCTGGCCTGAAAAAGGAATGAAAAGCTGGAAGGAAGATTATTCACCTGTGCAAATTGCCCAGTTAGCCAGTTATGTAAAAAGCCTGCATGGAACCAAACCGGCCACGCCGAAAGAACCGCAGGGTGAGTTGTTTTCAGAATCGAATGAGTCGGGTGCCGCTGCACCAGCCGCTAAAGACAGTGCAGCAGTTTCTTTAAGATAG
- a CDS encoding tyrosine-protein phosphatase translates to MLFNIFKNKNADHALDIVREQAFSFLGTDIHSHLIPGIDDGSKSMEDSIHYIEQLQKLGFRNIVTTPHIKWGYYQNTRETISWGLSQLNKALEKKGIDISVRAAAEYFIDDFFLQLMQTEPLLVIRDNEVLVELSFYAEPFRVQDIFFRIQTAGYKPVLAHPERYGYYHDRKEMYRTLKRMGVLLQLNLLALTGHYGKQAQAVSNWLLQEHLYDYCGTDLHHENHLAQLQSLAGSKQIKLLQQYDFLNAGVMA, encoded by the coding sequence ATGTTGTTCAACATTTTCAAAAATAAAAACGCCGATCACGCTTTGGACATCGTCCGGGAGCAGGCCTTCTCGTTCCTTGGCACTGACATACATTCTCATTTAATACCAGGTATAGATGATGGCTCAAAATCAATGGAAGATTCTATCCATTATATTGAGCAATTACAAAAACTGGGTTTCAGAAATATAGTTACCACTCCTCATATCAAATGGGGATATTATCAGAATACAAGGGAAACTATTTCCTGGGGATTAAGTCAGTTAAACAAGGCGCTGGAGAAAAAAGGAATAGATATAAGTGTGCGTGCAGCCGCTGAATACTTTATTGATGATTTTTTTCTCCAATTAATGCAAACAGAACCATTATTGGTGATTCGCGACAACGAAGTACTGGTAGAGCTTTCTTTTTATGCCGAGCCTTTTAGAGTACAGGATATCTTCTTCCGTATACAAACAGCAGGGTATAAGCCTGTATTGGCACATCCTGAACGTTACGGCTACTATCACGACAGAAAGGAGATGTACCGCACCTTAAAAAGAATGGGAGTGCTGTTGCAATTGAACCTTTTAGCATTAACAGGCCACTACGGCAAACAAGCCCAGGCAGTGAGTAACTGGTTGTTACAAGAGCATTTATATGACTATTGTGGAACCGATCTGCATCACGAAAATCACCTAGCGCAATTGCAGTCGTTAGCAGGATCTAAACAAATTAAGTTGTTACAACAATATGATTTTCTGAATGCTGGAGTAATGGCATAA
- a CDS encoding VanZ family protein, which produces MKKISLALLPAILFFFLSYYLLTIPGKELPEVSFFDKIPLFDKWVHIGMFSILVYLFSLAFKQQIITNKRLLPLLAATGLVYGIAMEYVQKYYVANRSFDLTDIIADGVGCVIGALLIHWQIKRSRAKQESI; this is translated from the coding sequence GTGAAGAAAATATCCCTGGCCTTGTTGCCCGCTATTCTGTTCTTTTTCCTCAGCTATTATCTTTTAACTATCCCGGGTAAAGAGCTTCCGGAAGTAAGCTTTTTTGATAAAATACCTTTGTTTGATAAGTGGGTGCACATAGGTATGTTTTCCATTCTCGTATACTTATTTTCCCTTGCATTTAAGCAACAGATCATTACTAACAAAAGGCTGTTACCGTTACTGGCAGCAACCGGGTTGGTGTATGGTATTGCCATGGAATATGTGCAGAAGTATTATGTAGCCAACCGTTCATTTGACTTAACTGATATTATTGCCGATGGAGTAGGTTGTGTAATAGGGGCACTGCTTATACACTGGCAGATAAAAAGAAGCAGGGCGAAACAGGAAAGTATATAA
- the gcvH gene encoding glycine cleavage system protein GcvH: MNFPAELKYTKDHEWIKLVDGNTAIIGITDFAQGELGDIVYVDITTIGKNVEANEVFGTVEAVKTVSDLFLPVAGTILEVNPILEKQPELVNSDPYNEGWMVKITVANPADLDGLMTADAYSQLVG; this comes from the coding sequence ATGAACTTTCCAGCTGAATTAAAGTATACCAAAGACCACGAATGGATTAAATTGGTAGATGGCAACACTGCAATAATAGGTATTACCGATTTTGCCCAGGGCGAATTAGGTGATATTGTATATGTTGACATTACAACTATTGGCAAGAATGTTGAAGCAAACGAAGTATTCGGTACAGTAGAAGCAGTTAAAACTGTCAGCGACCTGTTTTTGCCAGTAGCCGGTACTATTTTGGAAGTAAATCCAATACTTGAAAAGCAGCCTGAACTGGTTAATAGCGATCCTTACAATGAGGGTTGGATGGTTAAAATCACAGTAGCCAATCCAGCAGACCTCGACGGATTAATGACGGCAGACGCTTATAGTCAGTTGGTGGGCTAA
- a CDS encoding sulfite exporter TauE/SafE family protein, translating into MWWAIVIPGFLLGCVSSLHCVGMCGPLVLALPLNNTHSPKWIGLLLYHAGRTTSYALLGAIAGIAGRRVFVPAWQHWLAVLAGSLIILTVLAGGLQRVRKPNFLFRKMNKAILALTQYCMRQKRIGAFYLLGMGNGFLPCGLVFIAVTTAFVSNSFTGGILFMIMYGLGTSPLLLSLSLLGFAVGMPLRNAFKKITPVLTIMAGVLLLLKGFNVSIPIISYWLPEHKEAVGCQPLN; encoded by the coding sequence ATGTGGTGGGCAATTGTAATACCGGGGTTTTTACTGGGGTGCGTAAGCAGTTTGCACTGTGTAGGCATGTGTGGCCCACTGGTGCTTGCATTACCGCTAAATAACACTCATTCACCTAAATGGATAGGGCTGCTGTTATACCATGCCGGGCGTACCACTTCTTATGCATTATTAGGGGCAATAGCGGGTATTGCAGGACGAAGGGTGTTTGTGCCTGCCTGGCAGCACTGGTTGGCTGTTTTGGCAGGCAGTCTTATTATATTGACAGTTCTGGCAGGGGGCTTACAACGGGTTAGAAAACCCAATTTTTTATTCAGAAAGATGAATAAAGCCATCCTTGCCCTTACGCAATATTGTATGAGACAAAAAAGGATAGGTGCTTTTTATTTGTTGGGCATGGGTAATGGTTTTTTGCCTTGTGGTTTAGTGTTTATAGCTGTTACTACAGCCTTTGTATCTAACTCTTTTACAGGGGGGATATTATTTATGATAATGTATGGCCTGGGAACAAGCCCTTTGTTACTGTCTTTATCGCTGCTGGGATTTGCTGTGGGAATGCCTTTAAGAAATGCTTTTAAAAAAATTACTCCTGTTTTAACCATAATGGCGGGTGTTTTGCTTTTATTAAAGGGATTTAACGTTTCCATACCAATTATAAGTTATTGGTTACCTGAGCATAAGGAAGCTGTGGGATGCCAACCCTTAAACTAG
- the ccoG gene encoding cytochrome c oxidase accessory protein CcoG — translation MGAVKGNDGVDFRDRIATVDGKGKRQWIFAVKPQGTYYNYRTALSYVYFLLFFSLPFISIEGRPLFLFNIPEAKFILFSKVFWPQDFFLFGVVMIGFIFFIILFTAAFGRLFCGWMCPQTIFMEMLFRKLEYWIVGSANEQKLLKEAPFSGKKAGKLLLKHASFFLLSFLIANCFLAYIIGVKALEKIVTEPLSQHVAGFFSILIFTGVFYGVYAFFREQVCTAVCPYGRLQGVLIDKNTMSVAYDYGRGEPRGRGKKSAEEERGDCVDCFQCVRVCPTGIDIRNGNQMECVGCTACIDACNDVMAKMKKPLGLIRYTSENAISDRTSFKYTGRMKLYTALCVAVLALLGVLLNTRKDIDATVIRTPGILFQERGADSISNLYSLKMINKTITAIPVTVRLENVKGAIQMIGHNEVIAASEGQGSGTFFVILPRTVIQQRKTSITLGFYQGNKKIASAVSTFAGPVSE, via the coding sequence ATGGGTGCAGTTAAAGGTAATGATGGGGTGGATTTCAGAGATCGTATAGCCACTGTTGACGGTAAAGGCAAAAGGCAATGGATTTTTGCGGTAAAACCTCAGGGTACTTATTATAATTACCGTACTGCACTTAGTTACGTTTATTTCCTGCTTTTTTTCAGCCTGCCTTTTATTTCTATAGAGGGCAGGCCTTTGTTTTTATTTAACATACCGGAAGCAAAGTTTATCCTGTTTAGCAAAGTGTTCTGGCCCCAGGATTTCTTCCTGTTCGGGGTGGTGATGATTGGTTTTATTTTCTTTATCATTCTTTTTACAGCTGCCTTTGGCAGGTTGTTTTGCGGGTGGATGTGTCCACAAACCATTTTTATGGAAATGCTTTTCCGTAAGCTGGAATATTGGATTGTAGGTAGTGCCAATGAACAAAAATTATTAAAAGAAGCGCCTTTCAGTGGTAAAAAAGCGGGTAAGCTTTTGCTGAAACATGCTAGTTTCTTTCTCCTGTCTTTTTTAATAGCCAACTGCTTCCTGGCCTATATTATAGGCGTGAAAGCGTTGGAGAAAATAGTAACAGAACCGCTATCCCAACATGTGGCAGGTTTTTTCTCTATCCTCATTTTTACCGGAGTGTTTTATGGCGTGTACGCATTTTTCAGAGAGCAGGTGTGTACGGCTGTTTGTCCCTATGGCAGATTGCAGGGTGTGTTGATTGATAAAAATACCATGTCGGTAGCTTACGACTATGGCAGGGGGGAGCCACGTGGCCGCGGTAAAAAAAGTGCTGAGGAAGAGCGCGGTGATTGTGTGGATTGTTTTCAATGCGTGCGTGTGTGCCCTACGGGAATTGATATTCGTAATGGTAACCAGATGGAGTGTGTGGGATGTACAGCTTGTATAGATGCTTGTAACGATGTAATGGCTAAGATGAAAAAGCCATTAGGTTTAATCCGGTACACTTCTGAGAATGCTATCAGCGACCGCACTTCATTTAAGTACACCGGCCGCATGAAATTATATACGGCTTTATGTGTAGCGGTACTGGCTTTACTGGGTGTGTTGTTGAATACCCGTAAAGACATTGATGCTACAGTGATAAGAACACCGGGTATATTATTCCAGGAAAGAGGTGCGGATAGTATCTCCAACCTGTATTCTCTTAAAATGATCAATAAAACTATCACTGCTATACCTGTAACGGTGCGGTTAGAGAATGTGAAAGGGGCTATTCAAATGATTGGTCATAACGAAGTTATAGCAGCCAGCGAAGGGCAGGGTAGCGGAACTTTCTTTGTAATTCTGCCACGTACAGTAATTCAACAGCGTAAAACGTCTATCACGTTAGGCTTTTACCAGGGCAATAAAAAAATAGCATCGGCAGTAAGCACTTTTGCGGGGCCGGTGAGCGAATAA
- the serS gene encoding serine--tRNA ligase, protein MLQVAHLRENREEVKGKLAVKYFKQPELVDTVIELDDSRKKLQAEFDSIKAKVNSASKDIGKLMGQGKKEEAEALKAEVALLNPQLKPLEEQMATVEKQLHDTLIQLPNLPAAIVPKGKTPEENEVVRQSGTIPALFSGAVPHWDITKKYNLIDFELGNKITGSGFPVYIGKGARLQRALIQFFLDYNTEAGYTEHIPPFVVNEASAYGTGQLPDKEGQMYYVNEDNLYLIPTSEVPLTNLYRDVILKEDELPVKMTAYSPCFRREAGSYGKDVRGLNRLHQFEKVEVVQVVAKEKSYEILDEMVLHVEKLLQLLELPYRILRLCGGDMSFTSALTYDFEVYSAAQERWLEVSSVSNFETYQANRLKCRYKDATGKIQLAHTLNGSSLALPRILASLLENNQTEQGINIPKALQPYFRAESIS, encoded by the coding sequence ATGTTACAAGTAGCCCATTTGAGGGAAAACAGAGAGGAAGTAAAGGGAAAACTGGCTGTAAAATATTTTAAGCAGCCTGAGTTGGTAGACACAGTTATAGAACTAGACGATTCGCGCAAGAAATTGCAGGCCGAATTTGATTCGATAAAAGCGAAGGTGAACAGCGCATCCAAGGATATTGGTAAATTAATGGGGCAGGGTAAAAAAGAAGAAGCAGAAGCCTTAAAGGCAGAAGTGGCCTTGTTAAACCCACAGTTAAAGCCCCTGGAAGAGCAAATGGCGACAGTGGAAAAGCAACTGCACGACACGCTGATTCAATTGCCTAACCTGCCGGCAGCCATTGTGCCTAAGGGCAAAACGCCCGAAGAAAATGAGGTGGTAAGGCAGAGTGGCACTATTCCTGCCCTGTTTAGCGGTGCTGTTCCTCACTGGGATATTACTAAGAAGTATAATTTGATTGATTTTGAACTGGGCAATAAAATTACCGGAAGCGGTTTTCCGGTATATATTGGAAAAGGCGCCCGTTTGCAACGCGCTTTAATCCAGTTTTTCCTCGATTACAATACCGAAGCAGGGTATACTGAGCATATTCCTCCTTTTGTGGTAAATGAAGCTTCCGCCTATGGAACGGGACAACTGCCTGATAAAGAAGGACAGATGTATTATGTAAATGAAGATAATCTTTACCTGATACCTACTTCGGAAGTGCCGTTAACCAACCTGTACCGCGATGTGATTTTGAAAGAAGATGAATTGCCGGTGAAAATGACCGCTTATTCTCCTTGTTTCAGAAGAGAAGCAGGTAGCTATGGTAAAGATGTAAGAGGTTTAAATCGCTTACACCAGTTTGAAAAAGTGGAGGTTGTTCAGGTGGTAGCTAAAGAAAAGAGCTATGAAATTCTGGACGAAATGGTGCTGCACGTGGAAAAGCTGCTGCAATTACTGGAACTGCCTTATCGTATCCTTCGTTTATGCGGGGGAGATATGAGCTTTACCAGTGCTTTAACCTACGATTTTGAGGTGTATAGCGCTGCTCAGGAGCGTTGGTTGGAGGTAAGCAGTGTAAGTAACTTTGAAACTTACCAGGCCAACCGTTTAAAATGCAGGTATAAAGATGCTACAGGTAAAATTCAGTTGGCGCATACCTTAAATGGCAGCTCCCTGGCATTACCCCGCATACTCGCTTCTTTACTGGAAAATAACCAGACAGAGCAGGGCATTAACATTCCAAAAGCGCTACAGCCTTATTTCAGAGCAGAAAGCATTAGCTAA
- the ccoS gene encoding cbb3-type cytochrome oxidase assembly protein CcoS, with the protein MTVIILLLVVSISVAALFLAAFIWNVKSGQYRDEEGPPVRILFDDNHTSTIDEP; encoded by the coding sequence ATGACTGTAATTATCCTTTTACTGGTTGTAAGTATTTCAGTAGCTGCGCTTTTTCTGGCTGCTTTTATCTGGAACGTCAAGAGCGGACAGTACCGGGATGAAGAAGGTCCGCCCGTGAGAATACTGTTTGACGATAATCATACCTCTACAATTGATGAACCTTAA
- a CDS encoding RNA polymerase sigma factor, translating into MPELKKLAEADLVDQLKKRHQSAFVYLYENYAGALHTVVTAVVIDRDSANDVLQEVFVKIWKQIESYDENKGRLFTWMTNIARNAAIDMVRSKEFRKSQKNRELTEDVYMSSEHSATTPIERIGLRKLVHQLKDDHKVLVELSYFQGFTQEEIAKMLEIPLGTVKTRLRAALIQLKKSVKV; encoded by the coding sequence ATGCCGGAATTAAAAAAGCTTGCAGAAGCCGATCTGGTGGATCAGTTAAAAAAGAGACATCAATCGGCTTTTGTTTATTTGTATGAAAACTATGCCGGTGCTTTGCACACTGTTGTAACTGCAGTAGTTATCGACAGGGATTCAGCTAATGATGTGCTTCAGGAAGTATTTGTAAAAATATGGAAGCAGATAGAAAGCTATGATGAAAACAAAGGCCGCTTATTTACGTGGATGACCAACATTGCGCGCAATGCTGCTATTGATATGGTACGTAGTAAGGAATTTCGCAAAAGTCAGAAAAACCGCGAATTGACAGAAGACGTATATATGTCAAGCGAACACAGCGCAACTACCCCCATCGAAAGAATTGGTCTTCGCAAACTGGTTCACCAGTTAAAAGACGACCATAAAGTACTCGTAGAGCTATCTTACTTTCAAGGGTTTACCCAGGAGGAGATAGCAAAAATGCTTGAGATTCCTTTAGGCACGGTTAAAACGCGACTTCGAGCAGCATTAATACAGTTAAAAAAATCAGTAAAAGTATAG
- the ccoN gene encoding cytochrome-c oxidase, cbb3-type subunit I, with product MQVEKFYYDNRIVKMFAYATILWGVVGMLAGLLAAVQLYLPGANFNLAPTTFGRVRPVHTNAVIFAFVGNGIFMGVYYSLQRLCKARMFSDVLSKIHFWGWQLIIVSAAITLLAGYTSGKEYAELEWPIDIAITLIWVVFGINMFGTILKRRESHLYVAIWFYIATWVTVAMLHIVNSFEIPVSFMKSYSWYAGVQDALVQWWYGHNAVAFFLTTPYLGLMYYFLPKAANRPVYSYRLSIIHFWALIFIYIWAGPHHLLYTALPDWAQSLGVVFSIMLIAPSWGGMLNGLFTLRGAWDKVREEPVLKFLVVAITCYGMATFEGPMLSLKNVNAISHFTDWTIAHVHIGALGWNGFLTFGVLYWIIPKIFNTPLYSKKLANSHFWIGTIGIILYAVPLYWAAFTQSMMWKSFTEEGQLKFQFLETVTHILPMYVTRSLGGLLYLSGVLVMCYNLCKTVKAGKLVANEAAEAAPLPKVIETHGKEHWHRWIERRPIQLLVFSLVAVAIGGALEMVPTFLVKSNIPTIASVKPYTPLELQGRDIYIREGCYTCHSQMIRPFRDEVARYGEYSKAGEFVYDHPFQWGSKRTGPDLARIGGKYPDSWHYNHMMDPRIMSPGSIMPNYPWLLDNKIDTASTAAKIRAMQTLGVPYAAGYDKVANADLVQQATAIKQRLKNDKIETSSQAEIVALIAYLQRVGTDIRPSVTAQANNQ from the coding sequence ATGCAGGTGGAAAAGTTCTATTATGATAACCGGATTGTAAAGATGTTTGCCTATGCCACCATATTGTGGGGTGTGGTGGGCATGCTGGCTGGTTTGCTGGCCGCAGTTCAGTTATATTTACCTGGTGCCAACTTTAACCTGGCCCCTACGACCTTTGGTCGCGTTCGTCCCGTTCATACCAACGCGGTGATTTTTGCGTTTGTGGGCAACGGTATTTTCATGGGTGTTTACTACTCGCTGCAAAGGCTGTGTAAAGCCCGTATGTTTAGCGATGTGCTAAGCAAAATTCATTTCTGGGGCTGGCAACTGATCATTGTATCTGCTGCTATTACCTTACTGGCAGGGTATACTTCCGGTAAAGAATATGCCGAGCTGGAATGGCCTATTGATATCGCTATTACCCTCATTTGGGTAGTGTTTGGTATTAATATGTTCGGTACTATTTTAAAAAGACGCGAAAGTCATTTGTATGTAGCCATCTGGTTTTACATCGCTACCTGGGTAACCGTAGCCATGCTGCATATTGTAAACTCTTTTGAGATCCCTGTTTCTTTTATGAAAAGCTACAGTTGGTATGCGGGTGTGCAGGATGCGTTGGTGCAATGGTGGTATGGTCATAACGCGGTGGCGTTTTTCCTTACTACTCCTTACCTGGGCCTGATGTATTACTTCCTGCCCAAAGCAGCTAACAGGCCGGTTTACAGCTACCGCTTATCTATTATTCACTTCTGGGCGTTGATATTCATCTATATATGGGCTGGCCCGCACCACCTGTTATATACTGCGTTGCCTGATTGGGCACAAAGCCTGGGTGTAGTGTTTAGCATCATGCTTATTGCACCAAGCTGGGGTGGTATGTTGAATGGATTGTTTACGTTAAGAGGTGCATGGGATAAAGTACGGGAAGAGCCGGTATTGAAATTCCTGGTAGTTGCTATTACCTGTTATGGTATGGCCACTTTTGAAGGTCCGATGCTGAGCCTGAAAAACGTAAACGCTATTTCACACTTTACCGACTGGACTATTGCGCACGTGCACATTGGCGCATTAGGTTGGAATGGTTTCTTAACCTTTGGTGTACTGTATTGGATCATCCCTAAAATTTTCAATACGCCATTATATTCAAAAAAACTGGCCAATAGTCATTTCTGGATAGGTACTATAGGTATTATATTATATGCTGTTCCATTGTACTGGGCTGCTTTTACCCAAAGCATGATGTGGAAGTCTTTCACTGAAGAAGGACAACTGAAATTCCAGTTCCTGGAAACAGTAACCCATATATTGCCTATGTATGTTACACGTAGCCTGGGTGGTTTGCTGTACCTGAGCGGTGTGCTGGTGATGTGTTACAACCTGTGCAAAACAGTGAAAGCGGGCAAACTGGTGGCTAACGAAGCAGCAGAAGCAGCGCCATTACCTAAAGTGATAGAAACACATGGTAAAGAACACTGGCATCGCTGGATTGAAAGAAGGCCTATACAGTTACTGGTGTTCAGTCTGGTGGCAGTAGCTATTGGTGGCGCACTGGAAATGGTACCTACTTTCTTGGTAAAGAGCAATATTCCTACCATCGCTTCTGTGAAGCCTTATACTCCGTTAGAATTGCAGGGACGGGATATTTATATCAGAGAAGGTTGTTACACCTGCCACTCACAGATGATACGCCCTTTCCGTGATGAAGTAGCACGTTATGGAGAGTATAGTAAGGCTGGTGAGTTTGTGTACGATCATCCATTCCAGTGGGGCAGCAAAAGAACTGGTCCGGACCTGGCAAGGATAGGTGGTAAGTATCCTGACAGCTGGCACTATAACCACATGATGGACCCACGTATTATGTCGCCCGGATCTATTATGCCTAACTATCCCTGGTTGCTGGATAATAAAATAGATACCGCTTCTACCGCAGCTAAAATAAGGGCTATGCAAACGTTAGGTGTGCCTTATGCAGCGGGATATGATAAAGTGGCGAATGCCGATCTGGTACAGCAGGCAACAGCTATCAAACAAAGGTTAAAGAACGACAAAATTGAAACCAGCAGCCAGGCAGAAATAGTGGCGCTGATAGCCTATTTGCAAAGAGTGGGAACAGATATCAGGCCTTCTGTAACAGCACAGGCTAATAATCAATAA
- a CDS encoding anti-sigma factor, producing the protein MDTQAYIQSGVIESYVLGLASAEEAAELLELSRLHPAIQQALDETEIAFEKNAMANASVPDAAIREQLLATLQNDFIPEEGNAAGYKTSLYATTASSTETTNTASVVNIYPWKRITAACIILLAISVAFNYHYYNNYKQSNEKYEALLNDRNTLEASINVYKANMQLIESPATATIKMPGVAGKENSLATLYWNTQTKDVYIIANQLPQAPSGKQYQLWAIVNGKPVDAGVMNCNEGLCKMKNIPTAEAFAITLEKEGGSSSPTLTEMYVLGKVS; encoded by the coding sequence GTGGATACACAGGCATACATACAAAGCGGTGTAATAGAAAGCTATGTACTGGGCCTTGCTTCTGCCGAAGAAGCAGCCGAGTTATTAGAGCTATCCCGTCTTCATCCGGCCATTCAGCAGGCTTTGGATGAAACAGAAATTGCATTTGAAAAAAATGCAATGGCCAATGCATCTGTTCCGGATGCTGCTATCAGGGAACAACTACTGGCTACTTTACAAAACGATTTTATACCTGAAGAAGGTAATGCTGCCGGTTACAAAACCAGCTTATATGCTACCACAGCATCTTCAACAGAGACTACAAATACAGCAAGTGTTGTTAACATCTATCCCTGGAAAAGAATAACAGCAGCCTGTATTATACTACTGGCTATTAGTGTGGCTTTTAATTATCATTACTATAACAACTACAAGCAAAGCAATGAAAAGTATGAAGCATTGCTGAATGATAGAAACACACTGGAAGCCTCTATTAATGTATATAAGGCCAACATGCAGCTGATAGAAAGTCCGGCTACGGCTACTATTAAAATGCCTGGTGTAGCAGGCAAAGAAAATAGCCTGGCCACACTGTACTGGAATACACAAACTAAAGATGTATATATAATAGCCAATCAATTACCACAAGCCCCCTCTGGCAAACAATACCAGCTATGGGCTATTGTGAATGGCAAGCCTGTAGATGCAGGTGTAATGAACTGTAACGAGGGATTATGTAAAATGAAAAACATTCCCACAGCAGAAGCCTTTGCCATTACGCTGGAAAAAGAAGGCGGCAGTTCTTCCCCCACACTTACGGAAATGTATGTATTAGGAAAAGTATCATAA
- a CDS encoding FixH family protein: MSWGNRLILVFVAFAALIGTLVYKAVHTRFDLVSADYYKQELSYQQRINGIKNAGVLGVLAVEQNNTSVTIVMPDALKGAMVEGEAWFYRKSNADADCKVPLQINEAGEQVVNKRLLKPGPYLLKMDMKANGTNYYVEKELQVN, from the coding sequence ATGAGTTGGGGAAACAGATTGATACTGGTATTTGTAGCCTTTGCTGCGTTAATAGGTACATTAGTATATAAAGCAGTGCACACCCGCTTCGACCTGGTGAGTGCAGATTATTATAAACAGGAACTGAGTTATCAGCAACGCATCAATGGTATTAAAAACGCTGGAGTTTTAGGCGTGCTGGCGGTGGAGCAAAACAACACCTCTGTAACTATTGTAATGCCCGATGCTTTAAAAGGGGCGATGGTAGAAGGGGAAGCCTGGTTTTACAGGAAAAGTAATGCTGATGCCGACTGTAAAGTTCCCTTACAGATAAACGAAGCTGGTGAGCAGGTTGTTAATAAACGATTATTGAAGCCAGGGCCTTACCTGCTAAAGATGGATATGAAAGCCAACGGTACTAATTATTATGTGGAAAAAGAACTACAGGTTAACTAA
- a CDS encoding cytochrome C oxidase Cbb3: MKFIHYLEKITGVDVFALGSFFIFFSFFLIVTLWAFKADKKLIDHINRIPLD, encoded by the coding sequence ATGAAATTTATTCATTACCTGGAAAAGATTACTGGTGTTGATGTGTTTGCGCTAGGTTCCTTTTTTATCTTTTTTAGTTTTTTTCTTATCGTGACTTTATGGGCATTCAAAGCCGATAAAAAGCTGATTGATCACATTAACCGTATTCCATTAGATTAA